A DNA window from Fragaria vesca subsp. vesca linkage group LG3, FraVesHawaii_1.0, whole genome shotgun sequence contains the following coding sequences:
- the LOC101314930 gene encoding G-type lectin S-receptor-like serine/threonine-protein kinase At1g11410-like, which yields MDSPKGLLNALLLQLLLLQISTSLDTISFNQTIKDGEFLVSKNDTFVLGFFSPGTSSNWYVGIWYKFSPDLVVWVANRDNPVNDTTGVLTVGSDGNLVLLRNNSLGLRLWSTSVSVSSSSNNTIAAQLLDSGNFVLVQQGNQNVLWQSSDHPTHILLASMKLGFDRKKGINRFITSWNSNNDPGTGNCSLRMEPNGSPQLILYKNEAKWWRSGQWNGIQWGGIPGMTRNNVFNISFINNQNEVSVRWKVLDPSIYSVIVVDGSGQIQQLVWQGKQHGWVPVWSAPMDACDSYGKCGPFGNCNPYTVSGFNCTCFPGYEPNSPQDWDIRDGSGGCKRQEGSISMCRNGEGFVKMDNVKVPDTSAIKLETSWSLEACEKECLSNCSCLAYGVADVRNGGSGCMTWYGDLMDTKQFTEGGEALYVRADAIVSAQYTNKSGGESSANNKKLAIILALSISVTSFLIIAVLCWFKRRRNKGRRGQPKLLHDIASGSRSREDLSNEKNVDEQRGKADLPVFDLSTIVEATKEFSSANMLGHGGFGIVYKGNLPDGQEIAVKRLSRNSGQGVEEFKNEVRLIAKLQHRNLVRLFGCCIDKEERMLIYEYMPNRSLDLFIFDKNKRSLLDWRKRFQIIIGIARGVLYLHQDSRLKIIHRDLKASNVLLDSSLNPKISDFGMARMFGDDQIEANTNRVVGTYGYMSPEYAMDGLYSTKSDVFSFGVLALEIICGKKNNFQFEDSSLNLVGQIWDLWIEGKGLDIVDSSLGQSYPTHEAMRCIQIGLLCVQENAIDRPTMLEVVFMLGNETTLQRPKKAAFSFKNNAPDSSTSRGASSVNDVTVTVIEAR from the exons ATGGATTCTCCAAAAGGCCTGCTGAATGCATTATTGCTTCAGCTCCTTCTTCTCCAGATCTCCACTTCTTTAGACACCATCAGTTTCAACCAAACCATCAAAGATGGCGAGTTTCTGGTCTCGAAAAATGATACCTTTGTGCTTGGTTTCTTTAGCCCCGGCACTTCTAGCAACTGGTACGTTGGTATATGGTACAAGTTCTCACCAGACTTGGTTGTTTGGGTGGCTAACAGAGACAACCCTGTCAATGACACCACAGGAGTTCTCACAGTTGGTTCTGATGGAAATCTAGTGCTACTTCGAAATAACAGTCTAGGCCTGCGTCTGTGGTCAACTAGTGTTTCTGTCTCATCATCAAGTAACAACACTATAGCAGCACAGCTACTGGATTCAGGAAACTTTGTTTTGGTCCAACAAGGAAATCAGAACGTTTTGTGGCAAAGCTCGGATCATCCTACACATATTCTTCTGGCAAGTATGAAACTTGGGTTCGACAGGAAAAAAGGCATCAATCGGTTTATAACTTCTTGGAACTCAAACAATGACCCGGGGACTGGAAATTGTTCATTGAGGATGGAACCAAATGGGTCTCCTCAGTTGATCTTGTACAAAAATGAGGCAAAGTGGTGGCGGTCGGGTCAATGGAATGGGATTCAGTGGGGTGGCATACCAGGAATGACCCGGAACAATGTGTTCAACATTAGTTTTATCAACAATCAGAACGAGGTTTCTGTGAGATGGAAAGTTCTTGACCCTTCAATTTACTCTGTAATAGTGGTAGATGGGTCTGGACAGATACAACAGCTAGTATGGCAGGGAAAGCAGCACGGCTGGGTTCCAGTTTGGTCAGCACCAATGGATGCTTGTGACAGCTATGGGAAGTGTGGTCCATTTGGGAATTGTAATCCCTACACTGTTAGTGGGTTCAATTGTACATGTTTTCCAGGATATGAACCCAACTCACCTCAAGATTGGGATATAAGAGACGGATCAGGTGGGTGCAAGAGGCAGGAGGGGTCAATATCAATGTGTAGAAATGGCGAAGGGTTTGTGAAGATGGATAATGTGAAGGTTCCAGATACTTCTGCAATCAAATTAGAAACAAGTTGGAGTTTGGAAGCGTGTGAGAAGGAGTGTTTAAGTAACTGCTCGTGCTTGGCGTATGGGGTTGCAGATGTGAGGAATGGTGGGAGTGGATGCATGACATGGTACGGAGATCTCATGGATACTAAGCAGTTTACAGAAGGAGGAGAGGCTTTGTATGTAAGAGCTGATGCAATAGTTTCAG CTCAGTATACAAATAAGTCAGGAGGAGAGTCCTCTGCCAACAATAAGAAACTAGCCATTATATTGGCACTGTCAATTTCTGTTACCTCATTTCTCATCATTGCTGTTTTATGTTGGTTTAAGAGAAGGAGAAATAAAG GGAGAAGAGGACAGCCAAAATTGCTGCATGATATTGCTTCTGGTTCAAGAAGCCGTGAAGACTTGTCAAATGAAAAAAATGTTGATGAACAAAGAGGAAAGGCAGATTTACCGGTTTTTGATCTAAGCACCATAGTTGAAGCCACAAAGGAGTTCTCTTCTGCTAACATGCTTGGACATGGTGGCTTTGGCATAGTCTATAAG GGAAATCTACCTGATGGACAGGAGATAGCTGTCAAAAGATTATCAAGAAATTCAGGACAAGGTGTAGAAGAATTCAAGAATGAAGTAAGGCTTATAGCAAAACTACAACATAGAAATCTTGTGAGGCTTTTTGGTTGCTGCATAGATAAAGAAGAGCGAATGCTAATTTATGAATACATGCCAAACCGAAGCTTGGACTTGTTCATTTTTG ATAAAAACAAAAGGTCATTGTTGGATTGGAGAAAGCGATTTCAAATTATTATTGGGATTGCTCGGGGAGTCCTATATCTTCATCAAGATTCAAGACTGAAAATAATCCATAGGGATCTGAAAGCAAGCAATGTGCTATTGGATTCTTCACTGAACCCAAAAATATCAGACTTTGGCATGGCAAGAATGTTTGGAGATGACCAAATCGAAGCAAATACAAACAGAGTCGTTGGCACATA TGGTTACATGTCACCCGAGTATGCTATGGATGGACTGTACTCAACAAAATCTGATGTGTTTAGCTTTGGAGTGTTAGCACTGGAGATTATTTGTGGCAAGAAGAACAATTTCCAATTCGAAGACTCCTCCCTGAATTTGGTTGGACAA ATATGGGACTTGTGGATAGAAGGAAAAGGCTTGGACATAGTTGATTCATCATTGGGTCAGTCATATCCTACTCATGAAGCTATGAGATGCATCCAAATTGGGCTTTTATGTGTGCAAGAAAATGCAATAGATCGACCAACAATGTTGGAGGTGGTATTCATGCTGGGGAATGAAACTACTCTACAACGTCCGAAAAAGGCAGCATTTAGTTTTAAGAATAATGCTCCCGATTCTTCAACATCTAGAGGAGCTTCTTCTGTAAATGATGTAACAGTTACAGTTATAGAAGCTCGTTGA